A stretch of Rhinopithecus roxellana isolate Shanxi Qingling chromosome 12, ASM756505v1, whole genome shotgun sequence DNA encodes these proteins:
- the C12H19orf18 gene encoding uncharacterized protein C19orf18 homolog has translation MDKVQSGFLILVLFVMECPLHLCLPFADGLHPAGNVTGLPGNKQSQPPRNITKGPKVFSRKTQLPGIQGAASRSVAASPTHPMKFLRNKAIIRHRPALVKVILISSVAFSTALISGMAISYMIYRLAQAEERQQLESLYKNIRIPSLGDQEEGSEDEDEATHLLPENEKELEKFIHSVIRSKRRKNIKKKKLREEKNSVTQKETKNASHNGKMEDL, from the exons ATGGACAAGGTTCAGAGTGGTTtcctcattttggttttgtttgtaatGGAATGCCCACTTCATTTGTGCTTGCCGTTTGCAGATGGACTCCATCCCGCTGGAAACGTAACAGGCTTACCAG GCAATAAACAATCACAACCACCCAGAAACATCACCAAAGGGCCCAAAGTGTTCTCTCGTAAAACCCAGTTACCTGGGATTCAAGGGGCTGCCTCGAGATCCGTGG CGGCATCACCTACGCACCCCATGAAATTCCTGAGGAATAAAG caatAATTCGGCATAGACCTGCTCTTgttaaagtaattttaatttcGAGCGTAGCCTTCAGCACTGCCCTGATAAGTGGGATGGCAATCTCCTATATGATATA TCGACTGGCACAGGCTGAGGAAAGACAACAGCTCGAGTCGCTTTATAAGAATATCAGGATACCATCATTAGGAGACCAAGAAGAGGGCTCAGAGGACGAAGATGAGGCCACGCACCTACTTCCAGAGAATGAAAAGGAGCTGGAGAAGTTCATCCACTCAG TTATTagatcaaaaagaaggaaaaatattaagaagaagaaactgagggaagagaaaaactcagtaacacaaaaagaaacaaagaatgcgTCACATAATGGAAAAATGGAAGATTTGTGA
- the ZNF606 gene encoding zinc finger protein 606 isoform X2 — MAAINPWASWALCPQDPAWHVEGSLEEGRRATGLPAAQVQEPVTFKDVAVDFTQEEWGQLDLVQRTLYRDVMLETYGHLLSVGNQIAKPEVISLLEQGEEPWSMEQACPQRTCPEWMRNLESKALIPAQSIFEEEQSHDMKLERYIWGDPWFSRLEVLGCKDQLEMYHVNQSTAMRQMVFMQKQVLSQRSSEFCELGAEFSQNLNFVPSQRVSQIEHFYQPDTHAESWRCDSAIMYADKVTCENNDYDKTVYQSIQPIYPSRIQTGDNLFKCTDAVKSFNHIIHFGDHKGIHTGEKLYEYKECHQIFNHRPSFNEHPRLHVGENQYNYKEYENIFYFSSFMEHQKIGTVEKAYKYNEWEKVFGYDSFLTQHTSTYAAEKPYDYNECGTSFIWSSYLIQHKKTHTGEKPYECDKCGKVFRNRSALTKHERTHTGVKPYECNKCGKAFSWNSHLIVHKRIHTGEKPYVCNECGKSFNWNSHLIGHQRTHTGEKPFECTECGKSFSWSSHLIAHMRMHTGEKPFKCDECEKAFRDYSALSKHERTHSGAKPYKCTECGKSFSWSSHLIAHQRTHTGEKPYNCQECGKAFRERSALTKHEIIHSGIKPYECNKCGKSCSQMAHLVRHQRTHTGEKPYECNKCGKSFSQSCHLVAHRRIHTGEKPYKCNQCERSFNCSSHLIAHRRTHTGEKPYRCNECGKAFNESSSLIVHLRNHTGEKPYKCNHCEKAFCKNSSLIIHQRMHSGEKRFICSECGKAFSGHSALLQHQRNHSEEKLN; from the exons GAACCAGTGACCTTCAAGGACGTGGCCGTGGACTTCACCCAAGAAGAGTGGGGGCAGCTGGACCTTGTTCAGAGGACTCTGTACCGCGATGTGATGCTGGAGACCTATGGGCACCTGCTCTCTGTGG GAAATCAGATTGCCAAGCCCGAGGTCATCTCCCTGTTGGAGCAAGGAGAAGAGCCATGGTCGATGGAGCAGGCATGTCCTCAACGCACTTGTCCAG aATGGATGAGAAATCTTGAAAGCAAAGCATTGATCCCAGCACAGAGCATTTTTGAGGAAGAACAATCCCATGACATGAAGTTGGAAAGATATATATGGGGTGATCCTTGGTTCTCCAGGTTAGAAGTTTTGGGATGTAAAGACCAATTAGAAATGTATCACGTGAACCAGAGTACAGCTATGAGGCAGATGGTCTTCATGCAAAAGCAAGTACTATCCCAGAGAAGCTCTGAATTCTGTGAACTTGGGGCAGAGTTTAGCCAGAACTTAAACTTTGTTCCATCTCAGAGAGTTTCTCagatagaacatttctatcagcCTGATACACATGCTGAAAGTTGGAGATGTGACTCAGCCATAATGTATGCAGATAAGGTTACCTGTGAAAATAATGATTATGACAAAACTGTTTATCAGTCCATTCAGCCTATTTACCCTTCAAGAATACAAACTGGAGATAATCTTTTCAAATGTACTGATGCTGTTAAATCTTTCAATCATATAATACATTTTGGTGATCATAAAGGAATTCACACAGGAGAAAAACTCTATGAATATAAGGAATGCCATCAAATCTTTAACCACAGGCCATCATTTAATGAACACCCAAGGCTTCATGTTGGAGAAAACCAGTATAATTACAAAGAATATgagaatatcttttatttttcatcctttatGGAACATCAAAAAATCGGTACTGTAGAGAAAGCATATAAATACAATGAATGGGAGAAAGTCTTTGGGTATGATTCATTCCTCACTCAGCACACAAGCACTTACGCTGCAGAGAAACCCTATGACTACAATGAATGTGGGACATCTTTCATCTGGAGCTCTTACCTTATTCAGCATAAGAAaactcatactggagaaaaaccctatgaatgtgataaatgtggaaaagtttttaGGAATCGTTCAGCCCTTACTAAACACGAACGGACTCACACTGGAgtaaaaccctatgaatgtaataaatgtggaaaagccttcagCTGGAATTCTCATCTTATTgtacataagagaattcatacaggAGAAAAACCTTATGTTTGTAATGAGTGTGGGAAATCTTTCAACTGGAACTCTCATCTTATTGGACATCAGAGGactcatacaggagagaaaccttTTGAATGTACTGAATGTGGGAAATCATTCAGCTGGAGCTCCCATCTTATTGCCCATATGAGAAtgcatactggagagaaaccctttAAATGTGATGAATGTGAAAAAGCTTTTAGGGACTACTCAGCCCTTAGTAAACATGAAAGAACTCATTCTGGAGCAAAACCATATAAATGTACTGAATGTGGAAAATCCTTCAGCTGGAGCTCCCATCTTATTGCCCATCAGAGAACTCACACGGGAGAGAAACCGTATAACTGTcaggaatgtggcaaagctttcagAGAACGCTCAGCCCTCACTAAACATGAGATAATTCATTCTGGAATTAAGCCCTATGAATGTAATAAATGTGGAAAATCCTGTAGCCAAATGGCTCACCTTGTTAGACATCAAAGGactcatactggagaaaaaccctatgaatgcaATAAATGTGGAAAATCCTTCAGTCAAAGCTGTCACCTTGTTGCTCATCGGAGAAttcacactggtgagaaaccctataaatgtaatCAATGTGAAAGATCCTTTAATTGTAGTTCTCACCTCATTGCACACCGGAgaactcatactggagagaaaccatacaggtgtaatgaatgtggaaaagcATTTAATGAGAGTTCATCCCTTATTGTACACCTAAGAAACCATACTGGAGAAAAGCCCTACAAATGTAATCATTGTGAGAAAGCGTTTTGTAAGAATTCTTCCCTTATTATTCATCAGAGAATGCATAGTGGAGAGAAGCGCTTTATATGCagtgaatgtggaaaagcctttagTGGTCACTCAGCCCTTCTTCAACACCAGAGAAACCACAGTGAAGAGAAGCTGAATTGA
- the ZNF606 gene encoding zinc finger protein 606 isoform X1, with translation MAAINPWASWGALTDHSWGLTAVDPWASWALCPQDPAWHVEGSLEEGRRATGLPAAQVQEPVTFKDVAVDFTQEEWGQLDLVQRTLYRDVMLETYGHLLSVGNQIAKPEVISLLEQGEEPWSMEQACPQRTCPEWMRNLESKALIPAQSIFEEEQSHDMKLERYIWGDPWFSRLEVLGCKDQLEMYHVNQSTAMRQMVFMQKQVLSQRSSEFCELGAEFSQNLNFVPSQRVSQIEHFYQPDTHAESWRCDSAIMYADKVTCENNDYDKTVYQSIQPIYPSRIQTGDNLFKCTDAVKSFNHIIHFGDHKGIHTGEKLYEYKECHQIFNHRPSFNEHPRLHVGENQYNYKEYENIFYFSSFMEHQKIGTVEKAYKYNEWEKVFGYDSFLTQHTSTYAAEKPYDYNECGTSFIWSSYLIQHKKTHTGEKPYECDKCGKVFRNRSALTKHERTHTGVKPYECNKCGKAFSWNSHLIVHKRIHTGEKPYVCNECGKSFNWNSHLIGHQRTHTGEKPFECTECGKSFSWSSHLIAHMRMHTGEKPFKCDECEKAFRDYSALSKHERTHSGAKPYKCTECGKSFSWSSHLIAHQRTHTGEKPYNCQECGKAFRERSALTKHEIIHSGIKPYECNKCGKSCSQMAHLVRHQRTHTGEKPYECNKCGKSFSQSCHLVAHRRIHTGEKPYKCNQCERSFNCSSHLIAHRRTHTGEKPYRCNECGKAFNESSSLIVHLRNHTGEKPYKCNHCEKAFCKNSSLIIHQRMHSGEKRFICSECGKAFSGHSALLQHQRNHSEEKLN, from the exons GAACCAGTGACCTTCAAGGACGTGGCCGTGGACTTCACCCAAGAAGAGTGGGGGCAGCTGGACCTTGTTCAGAGGACTCTGTACCGCGATGTGATGCTGGAGACCTATGGGCACCTGCTCTCTGTGG GAAATCAGATTGCCAAGCCCGAGGTCATCTCCCTGTTGGAGCAAGGAGAAGAGCCATGGTCGATGGAGCAGGCATGTCCTCAACGCACTTGTCCAG aATGGATGAGAAATCTTGAAAGCAAAGCATTGATCCCAGCACAGAGCATTTTTGAGGAAGAACAATCCCATGACATGAAGTTGGAAAGATATATATGGGGTGATCCTTGGTTCTCCAGGTTAGAAGTTTTGGGATGTAAAGACCAATTAGAAATGTATCACGTGAACCAGAGTACAGCTATGAGGCAGATGGTCTTCATGCAAAAGCAAGTACTATCCCAGAGAAGCTCTGAATTCTGTGAACTTGGGGCAGAGTTTAGCCAGAACTTAAACTTTGTTCCATCTCAGAGAGTTTCTCagatagaacatttctatcagcCTGATACACATGCTGAAAGTTGGAGATGTGACTCAGCCATAATGTATGCAGATAAGGTTACCTGTGAAAATAATGATTATGACAAAACTGTTTATCAGTCCATTCAGCCTATTTACCCTTCAAGAATACAAACTGGAGATAATCTTTTCAAATGTACTGATGCTGTTAAATCTTTCAATCATATAATACATTTTGGTGATCATAAAGGAATTCACACAGGAGAAAAACTCTATGAATATAAGGAATGCCATCAAATCTTTAACCACAGGCCATCATTTAATGAACACCCAAGGCTTCATGTTGGAGAAAACCAGTATAATTACAAAGAATATgagaatatcttttatttttcatcctttatGGAACATCAAAAAATCGGTACTGTAGAGAAAGCATATAAATACAATGAATGGGAGAAAGTCTTTGGGTATGATTCATTCCTCACTCAGCACACAAGCACTTACGCTGCAGAGAAACCCTATGACTACAATGAATGTGGGACATCTTTCATCTGGAGCTCTTACCTTATTCAGCATAAGAAaactcatactggagaaaaaccctatgaatgtgataaatgtggaaaagtttttaGGAATCGTTCAGCCCTTACTAAACACGAACGGACTCACACTGGAgtaaaaccctatgaatgtaataaatgtggaaaagccttcagCTGGAATTCTCATCTTATTgtacataagagaattcatacaggAGAAAAACCTTATGTTTGTAATGAGTGTGGGAAATCTTTCAACTGGAACTCTCATCTTATTGGACATCAGAGGactcatacaggagagaaaccttTTGAATGTACTGAATGTGGGAAATCATTCAGCTGGAGCTCCCATCTTATTGCCCATATGAGAAtgcatactggagagaaaccctttAAATGTGATGAATGTGAAAAAGCTTTTAGGGACTACTCAGCCCTTAGTAAACATGAAAGAACTCATTCTGGAGCAAAACCATATAAATGTACTGAATGTGGAAAATCCTTCAGCTGGAGCTCCCATCTTATTGCCCATCAGAGAACTCACACGGGAGAGAAACCGTATAACTGTcaggaatgtggcaaagctttcagAGAACGCTCAGCCCTCACTAAACATGAGATAATTCATTCTGGAATTAAGCCCTATGAATGTAATAAATGTGGAAAATCCTGTAGCCAAATGGCTCACCTTGTTAGACATCAAAGGactcatactggagaaaaaccctatgaatgcaATAAATGTGGAAAATCCTTCAGTCAAAGCTGTCACCTTGTTGCTCATCGGAGAAttcacactggtgagaaaccctataaatgtaatCAATGTGAAAGATCCTTTAATTGTAGTTCTCACCTCATTGCACACCGGAgaactcatactggagagaaaccatacaggtgtaatgaatgtggaaaagcATTTAATGAGAGTTCATCCCTTATTGTACACCTAAGAAACCATACTGGAGAAAAGCCCTACAAATGTAATCATTGTGAGAAAGCGTTTTGTAAGAATTCTTCCCTTATTATTCATCAGAGAATGCATAGTGGAGAGAAGCGCTTTATATGCagtgaatgtggaaaagcctttagTGGTCACTCAGCCCTTCTTCAACACCAGAGAAACCACAGTGAAGAGAAGCTGAATTGA